The following DNA comes from Oscillospiraceae bacterium.
TTAATACGGAGGAAACTATGATTTATGAACAAATACTGGGAAACCTGAAAGACCGGCCGGACTTGGCAAAGGAAACCATTGACTTTGTGCCGGTAGAGTGGTTTGACACACAAAAGACGATCTTCCGGCTGCGTTCCGTGTCTGGCAGAGATGTCTGCATCCGCCAGGAAAACGGGCACCGCCTGCACGACGGCGATATTCTGTCGCGGGGGCCGCAGGGCATTCTCGCGGTAAAAGTCCGGCCGAGTGAGGTGCTGAAGCTGAAACTGGAAACGCCAGAGCAGGCCGCGCGCCTTGGCTGGGAGCTTGGCAACCGCCACCTGCCTGTTGTCATTGACGCAGGCGGTGTGACAGTGCCCTATGACGAGCCGACTTTTTCTTATCTGCAGCAGCGCGGCTTTTCGCCAAAACGCTGCACAGATGTCTTTACCGGCTCTCTGGTGCACAGCCACCACCACGAACATGGTGGATAAAACCTTTTTAAAGCTGCTGCAGGTCTGCGACTCGACCTTCCCTATCGGCGCTTTTACGCTTTCCAATGGGCTGGAAACTTATGTACAGAAAGGCCTTGTCGCCAGCGGAAAAGACCTGCGGGACTACCTCAGGGCATGGCTCAGCGCGCAGCAGCGCTGCGACTTGGCCGCCGCGGCGCTTGCCTATGAGGCTGCA
Coding sequences within:
- a CDS encoding urease accessory protein UreE, which encodes MIYEQILGNLKDRPDLAKETIDFVPVEWFDTQKTIFRLRSVSGRDVCIRQENGHRLHDGDILSRGPQGILAVKVRPSEVLKLKLETPEQAARLGWELGNRHLPVVIDAGGVTVPYDEPTFSYLQQRGFSPKRCTDVFTGSLVHSHHHEHGG